Within Sorghum bicolor cultivar BTx623 chromosome 2, Sorghum_bicolor_NCBIv3, whole genome shotgun sequence, the genomic segment ggtgattggacttcatattattgattggttcatcccctctatgcGACGGTATAAaaaatcaaaccatctctttttacattccagcaaactagagtagctttttACTTGTATAGCtttttacttgtatagaaactttaggtagctctctagtgtaagtagtgacatagctcttgtgtgcctagagattatatcaactagaattgttggataggtggcttgcaaagacccctttagagctagagcaaaaagcttcgctttgttatttactaacctcttgctctagtgagtttgtagaatttttaaataggctattcacccccccctctagccatattaggacctttcaaaggTGTCCATCTTAGTAATCCACTATCATTTGCATTAAAGTTCACTAGCATAACAATTATGATACCCATATTTGCGAGACACATCATCCATTATAGATATAATCTCCACGACTATGCTAATAAAAAATTTATATTCATATTCCTCCTTCAAACTCGCGGCAACGCGTGGGGAATCTTTGTAGTTTCTATAAATTAAGAAGGATATATGAGTCTCTTGGAGTTGAATAATTGATGTTGCCCTCTACAAAGTTATGTTTAGTATTGTTCATTCTCTAAAAATGGATAATTAATTAGATGCCCCCTATTAAGACACCTAACATAATATAATGACCTGTTTGATATAAGGCTAATTGCTAGCTAGCTAAAAATTAGTCATATTAGCTCTAGCACATCTAGAAAACTGGATTAATTTTTTAGCTAACTCCCAGAGTAGTTGTTAGCCAGCTAACTAACTGACCACAACTGATCTTAACTaacttttagctccaactagtaACTACACATGTATCTAGACAAAGCCTTAAAAAGTGTCAATTTGGTTAAGGCTTTGCTTAGAtgtaatttttttggattttgatactgtagcactttcgtttgtatttgacaaacattgtccaatcatggattaactaggcttaaaaaatttgtctcgtgatttatagttaaactgcgcaattagttatttttttatttatatttaatgctccgtgtatgtgccgcaagattcgatgtgacgaagaatcttgtaaattgtgatgaagaatcttatAAACTTTTAGATTTTTGAGTGCATCTGAACAGGCCCTTAGTTCCCACCCAAAAACTTTACATCTATCTCATCAAATGTTTCGAtacatgcatagaatattaaatataggcaaaaagtaattaattgtacagtttgcgtatattttacgagataaatcatttaagtctaattaatctatgattagacactaattgttaTAGTaacacatgtgctaataataaattaattagatttaataaattCGTATCGCAGTTTACAAATggattctataattattttttattaatctatatttaatacttcaaatATATGCTGATATATCTAATATGacatctaaaaactttgcatttTAGAACTAAATATAGCCTAAGTCGAGTACAAACTAAAAAAACACTGATCGCCAAAATACGCATTCCAGAAGGTTCTAGACTAGAGCGAGGATCGACGATGGAGAAGATCGCTGATTTGAGGCCCGGTTGGCAAGTTCGACACCACAAGCAGACCAACTAACCCCAACATCCCTCCGCTCTCGGATCTCAATCGAACGGTGCGCACGCCCTCTCCTCAGTAGCTGAAGAGCGGCGGCAGCAAGGTTCCTGCTGCAAACTCGAAGCGCAGCGCCGCCACGGTTGCAAAAGGcgcctctttttttttcttgtttcaCCTCTACCCGGCGACCCGAATGGAGAAGGGCAGTGGAGGCagcgctccgccgccgccgccgctccacaTGGAGGACTTCCAGCTGGAGGGGAAGAAGCCCGTCAAGAACCCCTTTGTGCCCATCGGTATGTACGCGCCTCCggcctctctctttctctcgttGACGCCAGCGGCCCTAGCTAGTCCCTTTTCGCACTGAGGACGGGGAGAGTACCTGCCCCGGATCCAGGGCCGTGGGATGTAATTCGTGCGGGGTTCAGGTTTTGGATTGGTAGGGTGGGGTGGGGGATCTGGCTCTGTTGATTCATATGAGTAGGACCGTGTTTTGTCTTGCTTATGGCGGCACTAGATTGATGGAGCCGCTACTGCAGGAATTAAGATGTGACAACTGGCGTGAGATTGGATGTTTGTTGTTTGATTTGCTACTGCTTCATACATAATTCATATAGGCTGTGCTGTAATTTGTCTGTTCGTTGTACTTCTTTTTCGTGGCGTGTATTCTTAGTTGCATTGATAAGTAACTGCACTTTGTGGGCTGAGCAGGAGAAAACGAAATTCGAGATGATAGTAATTTGCCTTGCATGAATTTTTACGTCCCTGTTTTGTATGTATATGGTGGTCGAAATTTTCTGCCTTATCAATAATCAAATAGTGCATAGGGATTCACCCTGTAAAACATGGCCATAAAGGATTTCTTTGTTGATGGTAGGGGTAGACAAACTGTGGAATAGACCTAGGTTCCTGTGGATGGTTATTCGTACGCACATTTATATCCATTTTCATGTTCTTCTACCTTTTCGCTGAAATTTGGCttatgctgatttgttgtgagaggaaAATACTGTTCGTTCACTGAAAAGTACTgctgaagtagtgctgcagaACAGGTTACCGCTGAGTCGCATATGTGTACATGCTAGGACAATCAATATTTCTTACTCTTGATGCATGTTATGGTGATCTAATATATGCTTTGGTGAAATCAAGTTAGTTGACTAGTTCCAAATTAATGACTAGTTTGAAGATGTCTGGTGCTGTTATTGGTTAATTGAACTTTCTTCTTTTATATATAATACTAGCAAGCATGTCCGTGCATCGTGCAATGGAACGTACAGTTTCACCAACTTATCCCTAATTCATCACGTACTACTTTCTCCTTTTAATATTAGGTATAGATTTATTGTCAGCCAGATCTTCTTCATCTTATAATGAATGGCTACTTTGGAGGTTACTTAAGCTATTGTCTGACCAATAGACTGTTTGATGGAAACAAAAATGAGGTAGCTAGGTTAACTCAGGGTAACCTGTAACTGTCTGAGATGGGAATGACGAATGAGTAACTTTCATCTGGTTTAGCCGTTTAGGGGACATATCGGTGGTGATGCTTGAGTTTGTAGCATAAAGAATGGATGTTGGAGTCAGGACATGTGGCACCCCCATGAGCAACACTTCAAGAgttgaatttgatgatacccttaTAAATAATAGTAAGAGCATAAAGAATGGAGGTTGGATTCAGGATGTTCTGGAAATTTCAGCCTCTTTGGCATAACTGTCCATCAGCTTTAAGATAATTCATGAATATGGGCCACTGTCCTTGAAGTATTTAGATTTATTAGGAACTCTTATTAAGTCTTTGATTTGTTCTGAGTTTACCATCCTTGCTTTGCTAGTTCTCATTTCAAAAcctctctgtgtgtgtgtgacaATTTTTCTTTATAGTTACCAATGAAACTTTTTGTCATTTTGTGATGAAGCAAGATGGAAACTTGACTTGGCATTCGCTGCTAAGATTTTAATTTATTAGTAATGTTTGGATTGGATGCCTTAATTAACCTTAATCACTTGATCACCAAATTTTTATAATGTTTCGCATCTTTTTCAGGTGCACTGGTTACTGCTGGAGTTCTGACTGCTGGTCTGGTCAGTTTCCGATATGGGAACTCTCGGCTGGGTCAGAAACTGATGAGGGCACGTGTAGTTGCTCAAGGCGCTACAGTTGCTCTGATGATAGGCAGTGCTTACTACTACGGCGATGAAATCAAGCTGTTCAAGAAAGGGTCAAGCCCATGATCTTCCATGAATATTGATGTTTTTGGTGTGTGGAGGAATGTCTTGTATACACTGAAATTTCACCTGGGCCCTGCTGTTGACCCCTTTTAACATCATTTTGGCCTATGTGATGATAGCTAACAAGAAATCGCTGTTGGTCCGATCGGCAGGCttgaaaataaataatttgtTTGTTGATTAGGTTGTGCATCAATTGCTATATGTTTATACAAGCACGTTCTGTTGTCTGGCAACCAGCAGATGAGGTTACCATCTTGCAATTCTTAGGGGTGCAAATGAGTGATGATTAGGTGCACCTCTAAACCTCTTTAGTtcaaatatttatactacttttccaaaaaaaattaagaagtAGTACAAATATTTGAACTAAAGAGGTTTGGAGGTGCACCTAAAGGTTACCCCTTTGCA encodes:
- the LOC8056188 gene encoding RING-H2 finger protein ATL48 yields the protein MEKGSGGSAPPPPPLHMEDFQLEGKKPVKNPFVPIGALVTAGVLTAGLVSFRYGNSRLGQKLMRARVVAQGATVALMIGSAYYYGDEIKLFKKGSSP